The stretch of DNA GCACGGCCCCCCGTCATTCTGTCCTGGCTTCCCTGGAACCATGTCTTTGCCGGCAATTCGAACTTCAACATGGCACTTGCCTTTGGCGGGGCGCTGTATCTTGACACCGGCAAGCCGGTGAAGGGCCTGTTCGACAGAACCCTTGAAAATCTGCGTATGCTGAAGCCCACCATGTCGGCGAATGTTCCGGTGGGATATGCGATGCTTGTCGAGGCGATGCGCAATGATGCCGAATTGCGGCATCATTTCTTCGCCGATCTTGATTTCATTTTCTATGCAGGCGCCTCATTGCCGGCCGATGTCTGGCAGGGGATCGAGGATCTGGCGATGGCCGAGCTTGGCCGTGTGCCGATGATGACATCAAGCTGGGGCATGACCGAAACAGCGCCAATGTCACTGATCCATTACGAGGGCGGTGCCACGTCAGGGATGATCGGCATTCCCGGCCCTGCTTTCGAGGCCAGACTCATCCCGCTTGAAGAAAACCGGTTCGAACTTCGCGTGCGCGGGCCGAATGTGATGGATGGCTATTATGATGAGCCGGAGAAGAATGCCGAAACCTTTGATGAAGAAGGGTTCATGAAAACCGGTGACGCGGTATGTTTCGCGGACCCCGGAAAGCTGGAAACCGGGTTGCGTTTCGATGGCCGGATTGGCGAGGATTTCAAACTTCTGTCGGCTGTCTGGGTACAGTCGGCAAAAATCCGGCTTGCCGCGCTTCCGGCACTGGCCGGCCTTGTCCAGGACATCGTGATCACAGGTGAAAACCGCGCCGATATCGGCATGCTGGTTTTCCCGGACCCCCAGCTTGACCTGCAGGCGCATGAAGACGGCACCATTCGCGACCCGGATTATTGCGCGCAGATCGGATCTGTTCTGACAGACATGGCAACAAGGGCGACCGGTTCATCCAACAGGATTGTCCGGGCGATCATTCTTGGCGACGCCCCGTCGGTGAAAGCCCATGAAATCACTGCAAAGGGCAATCTGAACAACAATGCCGTGCTGCGGCATCGCGCCGGGTTTGTCGACCGGCTCTATGATGACGGTGACCCCGCGACGATCAGAATTGACCAGTCCTGACACCCGTCGGCGCAAACAGAACACAACAGCGCCAAAAACAAGGGCCAGGACGCACAAGACCCCTGCAATCCGGCACCAGCTTGACGACACCCCCGTCACCGGGTGATATGAACCAGACATGCCTCTCCGGCGATCGACCGGCGCGCACATCTGAAGGACCACCGAAAATATGACGGCAGGCGAAAAATTCGGCTTCCTGAAGGTCAGGGCCGTGCCGCGGCTGTTCTGGAGCGCGCCGCACCCGCTGACCATAAAGCCTTCCCTGCTGTCAGTCGTGATGCTGGCCGTCGGCCTTGTCGTCTTCGGGCTGGGCGAGGCGCTGCTGATTGCCTCCGGCGTCGGGGTCAGCCCGTGGACGGTCCTTGCCCAGGGGATCACCACCGTCACCGGATGGAGCGTCGGCCTCGCCACCTTTGTCGTCAGCGTCATGGTATTGCTGTCATGGATACCGCTCCGGCAGATCCCGGGCATGGGCACGATTCTGAATATCGTCATCATTTCGGTGGTGCTTGATGTGGCGCTACCCTGGCTGCCACGATTCGACTCGCTGGCACTCCGGGTTGCCGAAGCTGCCGCCGGTGTGATCGTTACCGGCATCGGGGGCGGCATCTATCTGATCGCCAATCTTGGACCGGGCCCGCGCGACGGGTTGATGACAGGGTTGCAGCGTCGGACCGGTTTTCCGATCGCCTGGGTGCGCAGCGCCATCGAGCTGAGCGCGGTGGTACTCGGATGGTCGCTTGGCGGCGTTGTCGGGATCGGCACCCTGCTGTTTGCGTTTGGCATCGGCCCCTGTGTGGCGGCCACCATGTACACGCTGCACCGACTCTTTGGCAGGGATATGCCATGACAGAGACAGCCGCAGACAGGGCTGACCTCTGGCAACAGCTTGTGATGTAGTGAAGTTGTGATGTAGTGAAGTTGTGATGTAGTGAAACAATGAATCTCGTAGCGTTAAAGTCCCCACCTTTCAGACACTATATCGTCAGTCTGCACATTGCCCTGAACGGGTTCTGGGCGCAGCGGGTCATCATCGGATGGCTGGCCTGGGTGCTGACCGGTTCGCCAAGCTTTGTCGGGCTTGTGGCGTTCCTGAATTTTGTCCCGACCCTGTTCGTCAGCCCGCTGTTCGGCGTCGTGGCGGACCGCATTGACGTGCGGCGCGGCAGCATCATCAGCTATTCCTGCGCCGGCATTGTGTCTGCCATCTTTGCCTGGATCTGCCTTGCCGACGCGGTGACACCGGTACTTGTGGCCGGGGTCTCGCTTCTGACCGGCGTGATCTCGTCGGCCAATCACCCGATGCGCATGTCCCTGACGCCGCGCCTGGCACCAGCCGACCAGCTGTCCTCGGTAGTGACGCTGACAGCCCTGAATTTCAACCTGTCGCGGCTGATCGGGCCGGCAGCCGGCGGCGCGCTGATCCATGCCATTGGCGTCCCGCATGCCCTTGTCCTGACCGCCAGCAGCTATGCGGTGCCGGTGCTGGCCCTGTGGTTCATGCGCCCGCGTGAAAGATCACAGACCACAATACCGGATCCCGGCAGCTATTTTGGCGACCTGCTGGCAGGCTGGCGCTATGCGCTGCAGCGCCGGCTTGTCAGATCGGCCATCATCTTTGCCGGTATCGGCGCGCTTGCCGGGCGCAGCGTTCTTGAAACCCTGCCGGTGCTTGCCAATGGCGTGTTCGAGCGCGGGCCGGCGGGACTGGGATTCATCACCGCAGCAGCCGGCGCGGGCGCGGCCGGCGCGGCGATCTTCAAGGCGATCTCACAGGCCCAGAAGCCGGATGTGTTCCAGCCACATGTTCTTGCCATGGTTCTGCTGGTGCCCCTGCTTGTGGCAAGTCTCAGCCAGATCAACAGCTTTGCCACGGCGGTTGGAGTGGTGATGCTGCTTGGCGGCAGCGTGACCCTGCTTGCGATATCGCTGCAATCGCTTGTCCAGATGGCGATAGACGACCATTTCCGCGGCCGGGTGATGGGATTGTGGACGACCGTATCGATTGGCAGCGGTGCGCTTGGAGCGGTGTTGATGGGAATGCTGATCGACCGGATCGGCGTCGCACCGGCACAGGCGACGATCGGCCTTGTCCTTGCCGGGCTGAGCGGTGTGACGATCCTGCGGTTCCGGAAAGGCGCCTAGCGACCATTCCCATATCATGGCAACCGTCAATGGCAGGCACCGTATATCAATCCGAATTGTAGCCAGACATAAACCCCAGATAGACTGTCTGCACACACTCCTCGCCAAGAAGCGGGTTGAAGAAGACAACCTCTTCGGCGCTGGCGGCACTGAAATGCGTCGTCAGACGAGACAGAAACCGCGAATCCGGCGGATCGTTCGACCACAGCGCAAAGATGCCGGTTGCCGTCAGATGGCTTTTCAGGCGTTCCAGCCCGGCATCGTCATAGAGCGCCGCGTGGCTGGGATTCAGATGAAAATCCGGACTGTGATCGATATCAAGGAAAATGCCGTCGAACCGGCGACCCGGCTGGTCCGGGTCAAATCCGCCATCGCCAAGCGCCAGCGCAAAGAAATCACCCTCGATGAACCGACAGCGCGGATTTTCGGCAAGGCTGGTGCCAAGCGGCAGAATACCGGCCCGGTGCCAGTCGATGATCGGGGAAAGATATTCGATCACCGTCACGGACCGGACATGGTCATGTGCCAGCACGGCATCCGCCGTGTATCCCAGCCCCAGCCCACCAACCAGAATGTCGGGCGAATCCATCCGCAGGCGCCGCAGCGGCAAGTCGGCCAGTGCGATTTCCGAGGCGGTGAACATCTCCGACATCAGATGTTCGTCATTCAGGATGACCTCGACGACATCACGATCCAGCGCCAGCACGCGACGCCGGCGCAGGATCAGTTCGCCAAGCTGCGTCTGCCTGTAATCCAGCTCTTCAAAGAATTGCGACATTCACATCCGGCCCCGCTGTCCATCCCTGCCCTGTATTACCGGACCTAGATCGACCCTGCCTCGACCATATAGTTGTTCGACGTACACATGGCGGCATCATCCGATGCCAGAAACACAATCATCCGCGCCACATAGACAGGGTCGATGAGATCGGGAAGACATTGCCGCTTCAGGTGATTTTCAAGCGCCTCCGGCGTTGCCCACAATTCCTTCTGGCGTTCGGTCATGATCCATCCGGGGACAACGGTGTTCACACGTATCCGGTGCTTGCCAAGATCGCGCGCCATCGTGCGGGTCAGCCCGTGAACCGCTGATTTCGCCGTTGTATAGGCCGGAAAATTACCCTGCCCTTCCCACCAGGAGTTCGAGCCGATATTCACAATCGATCCGCCACCGGCCTCGATCATGTCGGGCGCGACATCCTGAATGGCAAAGAACATGTGGCGAAGATTGGTTGCCATCCGTTCATCCCAGAATTCGACACTGACATCCTTCCAGTCATGCCTGTCATCACGCGCTGCATTATTGACCAGTGTGGTGAAGGGCCCAAGCCGCGCCCGAAGCGCGGCAAGACCGGCCTGCATCGCGGCAATATCGCGAAGGTCGCAGATTTCATACTCCACGATCCCGTCAATCTCGTCCTTCAGCGCGGCGCTGGCAGCGGCATCGAGATCAAGGAAACCCACTCTGGCTCCCTGGGCGGCAAAGGCCCGCACGATATCGGCTCCGATTCCAGAGGCACCGCCAGTAACGATCACGGCCTTGTCGGCCAGGCTAGGATAATGGGCAAACTGTGTCATGGTTCCAAATTCCGCGTTGAATGACCCGGCTCGGCGCGGGTCAGCTTGGTGTGGTGTTCCGAATCTCGTCATCCGGTATGGTGATGGTGGGGGGCAGTCTAATCCGCCTTCGCCTGTCATGCCACCTCGAAGCACGATCCGGCACGCATGACCCGGCATGTATGACCCGGCAGGTGACCACGCTGGATATTGTCGTTGCCCTGCGCCAAAAGAAGACGGACACTCGTGGCGGCGCGTTGTCACGACAGAAAGAGGTGGATCACGATGTTTGGCGTTATCGAGGGAACGGGAATCGAAATCATCAAACCGGAATTCACCAATCGCACGCTGCCACATGCGCATGTCGAACGGCTGTGGACCGGTGGCAGATGGTGCGAAGGGCCGGCCTGGTTTGCCGCTGGTCGCTATCTTGTCTGGTCCGATATCCCCAATGACCGGATGATGCGCTTTGACGATACCGATTCCTCGGTTTCGGTGTTTCGTCAGCCATCGCAGAATTCGAACGGCAACACCGTCGACAGACAGGGACGGCTTGTTACCTGCGAGCATCTGACCCGCCGCGTGACCAGGACCGAACATGACGGGTCGCTGACAGTCCTTGCCGATATATATGATGGCAAAAGGTTCAATTCGCCAAATGACGCCGTTGTCCGGTCCGACGGATCGGTCTGGTTCACCGACCCGTCCTACGGGATCCTGATGGATTATGAAGGCCGGCGGACAGACAGCGAGATCGGTGCCTGCCATGTCTATCGCTGGGATCCCGATACCAATGAGGTCGCTGCGGTGGCGACCGATTATGTCAAGCCGAACGGGCTGGCCTTCTCGCCTGATGAGCAGACACTCTATATCGCCGATACCGGACGCTCGCACGATCCGGACGGCCCGGCACATATCCGCCGGCATCGCCTGTCGGATGATGGCAGGTCTCTGTCCGGCGGCGAGGTATTCGCAACCAGCACGAATGGCCTTTTTGACGGGTTCCGGGTGGATTGTGATGGATATCTGTGGAGTTCAGCCGGTGACGGCGTGCATTGCCTGAGCCCCGATGGCGATCTGGTCGGCAAGATCCATATCCCTGAAACGGTAGCCAATGTCTGTTTCGGGGGGACAAAGCTGAACCGGCTCTTCATCACCGCCACAACATCACTCTATGCGGTGTTCCTCAAC from Alphaproteobacteria bacterium LSUCC0719 encodes:
- a CDS encoding SDR family NAD(P)-dependent oxidoreductase — its product is MTQFAHYPSLADKAVIVTGGASGIGADIVRAFAAQGARVGFLDLDAAASAALKDEIDGIVEYEICDLRDIAAMQAGLAALRARLGPFTTLVNNAARDDRHDWKDVSVEFWDERMATNLRHMFFAIQDVAPDMIEAGGGSIVNIGSNSWWEGQGNFPAYTTAKSAVHGLTRTMARDLGKHRIRVNTVVPGWIMTERQKELWATPEALENHLKRQCLPDLIDPVYVARMIVFLASDDAAMCTSNNYMVEAGSI
- a CDS encoding YitT family protein, with translation MTAGEKFGFLKVRAVPRLFWSAPHPLTIKPSLLSVVMLAVGLVVFGLGEALLIASGVGVSPWTVLAQGITTVTGWSVGLATFVVSVMVLLSWIPLRQIPGMGTILNIVIISVVLDVALPWLPRFDSLALRVAEAAAGVIVTGIGGGIYLIANLGPGPRDGLMTGLQRRTGFPIAWVRSAIELSAVVLGWSLGGVVGIGTLLFAFGIGPCVAATMYTLHRLFGRDMP
- a CDS encoding spermidine synthase, which codes for MSQFFEELDYRQTQLGELILRRRRVLALDRDVVEVILNDEHLMSEMFTASEIALADLPLRRLRMDSPDILVGGLGLGYTADAVLAHDHVRSVTVIEYLSPIIDWHRAGILPLGTSLAENPRCRFIEGDFFALALGDGGFDPDQPGRRFDGIFLDIDHSPDFHLNPSHAALYDDAGLERLKSHLTATGIFALWSNDPPDSRFLSRLTTHFSAASAEEVVFFNPLLGEECVQTVYLGFMSGYNSD
- a CDS encoding MFS transporter, yielding MNLVALKSPPFRHYIVSLHIALNGFWAQRVIIGWLAWVLTGSPSFVGLVAFLNFVPTLFVSPLFGVVADRIDVRRGSIISYSCAGIVSAIFAWICLADAVTPVLVAGVSLLTGVISSANHPMRMSLTPRLAPADQLSSVVTLTALNFNLSRLIGPAAGGALIHAIGVPHALVLTASSYAVPVLALWFMRPRERSQTTIPDPGSYFGDLLAGWRYALQRRLVRSAIIFAGIGALAGRSVLETLPVLANGVFERGPAGLGFITAAAGAGAAGAAIFKAISQAQKPDVFQPHVLAMVLLVPLLVASLSQINSFATAVGVVMLLGGSVTLLAISLQSLVQMAIDDHFRGRVMGLWTTVSIGSGALGAVLMGMLIDRIGVAPAQATIGLVLAGLSGVTILRFRKGA
- a CDS encoding AMP-binding protein, which translates into the protein MFTTKDYLKHQLLIDHRQNGEMILSSGLTLDPVVRNTGEWLHRWADETPGAVFIAERSGPGWSELTYGDALARVRSVAAGLIEHDVGPGDKIIILSGPSITHGILKLAAQYIGVATVPVAEQYSLIPDALPRLIHIAEKIRPAMVFAEDAERFAAGLSLPQFDAAVKVTCGTPDSGMIGFDRLLAGTADITAARNSVTPQTLAKILFTSGSTSTPKGVPQTHHMLCVNQNQYGGCLPFLKARPPVILSWLPWNHVFAGNSNFNMALAFGGALYLDTGKPVKGLFDRTLENLRMLKPTMSANVPVGYAMLVEAMRNDAELRHHFFADLDFIFYAGASLPADVWQGIEDLAMAELGRVPMMTSSWGMTETAPMSLIHYEGGATSGMIGIPGPAFEARLIPLEENRFELRVRGPNVMDGYYDEPEKNAETFDEEGFMKTGDAVCFADPGKLETGLRFDGRIGEDFKLLSAVWVQSAKIRLAALPALAGLVQDIVITGENRADIGMLVFPDPQLDLQAHEDGTIRDPDYCAQIGSVLTDMATRATGSSNRIVRAIILGDAPSVKAHEITAKGNLNNNAVLRHRAGFVDRLYDDGDPATIRIDQS
- a CDS encoding SMP-30/gluconolactonase/LRE family protein yields the protein MFGVIEGTGIEIIKPEFTNRTLPHAHVERLWTGGRWCEGPAWFAAGRYLVWSDIPNDRMMRFDDTDSSVSVFRQPSQNSNGNTVDRQGRLVTCEHLTRRVTRTEHDGSLTVLADIYDGKRFNSPNDAVVRSDGSVWFTDPSYGILMDYEGRRTDSEIGACHVYRWDPDTNEVAAVATDYVKPNGLAFSPDEQTLYIADTGRSHDPDGPAHIRRHRLSDDGRSLSGGEVFATSTNGLFDGFRVDCDGYLWSSAGDGVHCLSPDGDLVGKIHIPETVANVCFGGTKLNRLFITATTSLYAVFLNTNAPRRTR